The following coding sequences lie in one Numida meleagris isolate 19003 breed g44 Domestic line chromosome Z, NumMel1.0, whole genome shotgun sequence genomic window:
- the S100Z gene encoding protein S100-Z: MSTPLEDAMNTFIRIFHHYSGKEGDRYKLSKRELKELLTRELTDFLSGQNDPHLVDKIMNDLDSNKDNEVDFNEFMTLVATLTVACNDFFEEQLEEGF, encoded by the exons ATGTCCACTCCGCTGGAGGATGCCATGAACACCTTCATCAGGATTTTTCATCACTACTCTGGCAAAGAAGGTGACAGATACAAGCTGAGCAAAAGAGAACTCAAGGAACTCCTCACCAGGGAGCTCACTGACTTCCTTTCT ggACAAAATGATCCTCATCTTGTTGATAAGATTATGAATGATCTGGATTCCAATAAAGACAATGAAGTGGATTTTAATGAATTTATGACTCTGGTTGCAACTCTGACTGTGGCTTGTAATGATTT